One window of the Cataglyphis hispanica isolate Lineage 1 chromosome 13, ULB_Chis1_1.0, whole genome shotgun sequence genome contains the following:
- the LOC126854260 gene encoding mediator of RNA polymerase II transcription subunit 27, translating to MEQLQTALTAIKVLRSNVGQVFDSLGNGLRAEHGDENKESKYLLELQELLTTVNHNLRDVEQVISSLNPPPGPFNLASTTYLSQETTQERQALYSTLVNCYKWTDKIHEYSNVAYTLLNQNSLKRSYMVASRTKKARPFYTSSHNVSQAQVDSMLSTVERQFSDMTVSVSRPFASNAVLHVTLGHVLKALIAFKGLMIERVVIKGYGETMDLWTESRHKVFRKVTENAHAAMLHFHSLALPELAVRSFMTWLHGLNNLFSEPCKRCGLHLHSALPPTWRDFRTLEPYHQECKP from the exons ATGGAGCAGCTGCAGACAGCGCTAACAGCTATCAAAGTACTTCGTTCGAATGTTGGACAAGTGTTTGATTCCCTTGGAAATGGTTTACGGGCAGAGCATGGagatgaaaataaagaatctaAGTATTTATTAGAGTTACAGGAATTATTGACTACTGTGAATCATAATTTgag GGATGTAGAACAGGTGATAAGTAGTTTAAATCCGCCACCAGGTCCATTTAATTTAGCTAGCACAACATATCTTAGTCAGGAAACAACACAAGAAAGACAAGCGCTTTATAGTACACTTGTCAATTGTTATAAATGGACAGATAAGATTCACGAATATAGTAACGTTGCTTATACATTGCTCAATCAAAATTCGTTAAAGAGATCTTATATGGTTGCAAGTAGAACCAAGAAAGCGAGACCGTTCTACACCAGTAGTCATAATGTATCTCAAGC GCAAGTCGATTCTATGCTATCAACAGTTGAACGGCAGTTTAGTGACATGACAGTGTCTGTATCCCGTCCATTCGCATCGAATGCAGTATTACATGTTACACTGGGACATGTCCTAAAGGCGTTGATAGCGTTTAAAGGATTGATGATAGAGCGGGTCGTAATCAAGGGTTATGGTGAAACAATGGATTTGTGGACAGAATCTAGGCATAAAGTTTTCCGCAAAGTAACGGAGAACGCGCACGCGGCAATGTTGCACTTCCATTCGCTCGCATTACCCGAATTAGCAGTGCGCTCATTTATG ACATGGTTACATGGtctaaacaatttatttagcgAACCTTGCAAACGTTGTGGCTTGCATTTGCACAGTGCATTACCTCCAACTTGGAGAGACTTTCGGACTTTGGAGCCTTATCATCAGGAATGCAAGCCATAA